A stretch of Haloprofundus halophilus DNA encodes these proteins:
- a CDS encoding riboflavin synthase, which translates to MFTGIVERTGEVTAVEDAEGGRRLRISAPEFDDLHHGQSISVSGVCLTVEEFENADEDAWFSVFLAAETVDKTYLGEIGEGDVVNLERALAADGRFDGHVVQGHVDATTEVTGIERVGDDWRFEFAMPEGLAQYVVSKGSITLDGISLTVAERTPESVAVAIIPTTYEVTTLSEKDVGDSVHVEVDVVAKYVESMLEGYRPE; encoded by the coding sequence ATGTTCACCGGAATCGTCGAGCGCACGGGCGAAGTGACGGCAGTCGAAGACGCCGAGGGCGGGCGTCGCCTCCGAATCAGCGCGCCGGAGTTCGACGACCTGCACCACGGCCAGTCCATCAGCGTCAGCGGCGTCTGTCTCACCGTCGAGGAGTTCGAGAACGCGGACGAGGACGCCTGGTTCTCGGTGTTTCTCGCCGCGGAGACGGTCGACAAAACGTATCTGGGCGAAATCGGGGAGGGCGACGTGGTAAACCTCGAACGCGCACTCGCCGCGGACGGCCGATTCGACGGCCACGTCGTGCAGGGCCACGTCGACGCGACGACCGAAGTGACAGGGATCGAGCGCGTCGGTGACGACTGGCGCTTCGAGTTCGCGATGCCCGAGGGGTTGGCGCAGTACGTCGTCTCAAAGGGGTCGATAACGCTCGACGGGATTAGTCTGACCGTGGCGGAGCGGACGCCGGAGTCCGTTGCAGTTGCGATTATCCCGACGACGTACGAGGTGACGACGCTCTCGGAGAAAGACGTTGGAGATTCTGTTCACGTCGAAGTCGACGTGGTGGCGAAGTACGTGGAGAGCATGCTGGAAGGGTATCGGCCGGAGTAG
- a CDS encoding DUF7532 family protein, with the protein MHFDSRTQAALREVGLDTDRIREASDLVAETVANDADALSTFFDEAEAFYSDMELAHSSDDVQRHVVDHVDLYTHGASMRGYLQFDSWGVPIEGGRILSDDVVELTLGPTVHDRVRFARDADAL; encoded by the coding sequence ATGCACTTCGACTCGCGCACACAGGCGGCGCTCCGAGAGGTCGGTCTCGACACCGACCGGATTCGGGAGGCGTCGGACCTCGTCGCGGAGACGGTCGCAAACGACGCCGACGCCCTGTCGACGTTCTTCGACGAAGCCGAGGCGTTCTACTCCGACATGGAGCTGGCCCACAGCAGCGACGACGTTCAGCGACACGTCGTCGACCACGTCGACCTCTACACCCACGGTGCGAGCATGCGCGGCTACCTCCAGTTCGACTCGTGGGGCGTTCCCATAGAGGGCGGACGAATCCTCTCCGACGACGTGGTCGAACTGACGCTCGGACCGACGGTTCACGACCGGGTGCGGTTCGCCCGCGACGCCGACGCACTATGA
- a CDS encoding HVO_0416 family zinc finger protein — MASAPSDDVFDQFLADRGHETEPQRWDRSYNKKQCPECGALHDDTEDAVTCAVCGWDPYA; from the coding sequence ATGGCATCCGCACCCAGCGACGACGTATTCGACCAGTTCTTAGCCGACCGTGGTCACGAGACGGAACCGCAACGCTGGGACCGATCCTATAACAAGAAGCAGTGTCCGGAGTGCGGAGCGCTCCACGACGACACCGAAGACGCCGTAACGTGTGCCGTCTGCGGATGGGACCCCTACGCCTGA
- a CDS encoding PrsW family intramembrane metalloprotease: MTNERDPIERASAGSLDLYDVSTWEERSSLDGLSVAIWNLATTVFRVAIVLVALLLLVGIGGLTMFSTPEVGVLTALSVIPALALAGYVYYSDVTSNEPLSLLVATFLLGVLTANFAALVNSVLNPYFQLLPIVGSVLFFFLVVGPVEETVKLLAVRLYAYRSDRFNAVIDGAVYGAMAGLGFATIENALYITQGVEPAQLEFGLELIGVGGEITAVRALAGPGHVIYSAFAGYYLGLAKFNSENGGPIIVKGLLIAAFIHATYNTTVGVGSGLVWLFMQTVVPFSVPQLVAYLGYVILYDGFFGYLLYRKIKRYRNTYWAVHDDETVRDESAVKKST; this comes from the coding sequence ATGACGAACGAACGGGACCCTATCGAACGGGCGTCGGCGGGGTCGCTCGACCTCTACGACGTGTCGACGTGGGAGGAACGCAGCTCTCTCGACGGTCTCTCCGTCGCGATCTGGAACCTCGCGACGACGGTGTTTCGCGTCGCCATCGTCCTCGTCGCGCTGTTGTTGCTCGTCGGTATCGGAGGACTCACGATGTTTTCGACGCCGGAGGTGGGAGTACTCACCGCCCTCTCAGTGATACCTGCCCTCGCGTTGGCCGGTTACGTGTACTACTCGGACGTGACCAGTAACGAACCGCTTTCGTTGCTGGTCGCGACGTTCCTGCTCGGGGTGCTGACGGCGAACTTCGCGGCGCTCGTCAATAGCGTCTTGAACCCGTACTTCCAGCTGCTCCCCATCGTGGGGTCGGTGCTGTTTTTCTTCCTCGTCGTCGGTCCCGTCGAGGAGACGGTGAAACTGCTCGCGGTACGGCTGTACGCCTACCGGAGCGACCGGTTCAACGCCGTCATCGACGGCGCGGTGTACGGGGCGATGGCCGGACTCGGCTTCGCGACCATCGAGAACGCGCTGTACATCACGCAGGGCGTCGAACCGGCCCAGTTGGAGTTCGGTCTCGAACTCATCGGCGTCGGCGGCGAAATAACGGCCGTCAGAGCGCTCGCCGGCCCCGGACACGTCATCTACTCGGCGTTCGCGGGCTACTATCTCGGTCTCGCGAAGTTCAACAGCGAGAACGGCGGTCCGATAATCGTCAAGGGGTTGCTCATCGCGGCGTTCATCCACGCGACGTACAACACCACCGTCGGTGTCGGGTCGGGACTCGTCTGGCTGTTCATGCAGACGGTCGTTCCGTTCAGCGTACCGCAACTGGTCGCCTACCTCGGATACGTCATCCTCTACGACGGCTTCTTCGGGTACCTGCTCTACCGCAAGATCAAGCGGTACCGGAACACCTACTGGGCGGTTCACGACGACGAAACCGTCCGCGACGAGAGCGCCGTCAAGAAATCGACGTAA
- a CDS encoding DUF7533 family protein yields MALGILDTIGLAATLVFAIPVAIYGIEQLASGETLFGVALLAVAAAMVLVPRYVTTPDDIPGKAAEKAVGSAVKNPEKNETREKEE; encoded by the coding sequence ATGGCGCTCGGAATCTTGGACACTATCGGACTGGCGGCGACGCTCGTCTTCGCCATCCCGGTGGCGATTTACGGTATCGAGCAACTCGCGAGCGGCGAGACGCTGTTCGGCGTCGCCCTCTTGGCCGTCGCCGCGGCGATGGTGCTCGTCCCGCGCTACGTCACGACGCCCGACGACATCCCCGGCAAAGCCGCCGAGAAGGCCGTCGGCTCGGCGGTCAAAAACCCCGAGAAGAACGAAACGCGCGAGAAGGAGGAGTAG
- a CDS encoding UvrD-helicase domain-containing protein has product MAETAPTVTRLFGGPGSGKTTALLNRVEELLEEDDVEFRDILVVSYTRAAAQEVRDRLAERLDISPRALQGNVCTMHAKAYELLNLSRGDVVGEKNKQEFCEEFGLEYEDEYGGKGRRTARSTTIGNKVIATSQWLQRTQRDVADWYDVPFQWNVEKVRLPPEIDPNAQEGNKYTPTWPSSDDRVDIPEAIRAWRNYKGQNGLVGFADMLQRVKQRSLLPSVDYLVIDEFQDITTLQYEVYEEWKPHMKRVLIAGDDDQVVYAWQGADPNLLLDAERDEDEVLPNSYRLPSRILNVVNREIRHIDKRQEKDLKPRKEGGVVEAVESPSMLNLVRNVRYTVQEDDGDIMLLFRARYQMFQFIDDFIKEGIPFSVLTDQRMWTDRLTQYVRAVERMENEEPITGLQARRLADMLQESAFGSNDRDDLYDLVDEYEEESETDDLAEIEIPIDEIKNFAPFLPDSASASDMVRKVTSFQRKSIKAYFEGKYAGMDPNRVRIGTIHSAKGREADHVFVATDLTEKVVEQMAATVEQEGIEIDGVDEFTKTTSPVPVLTNNERRVFYVGMSRARERLVLLENLVDGAPTLPISVLLHNELRDEPVEEMLEQAQEPPAPEPEP; this is encoded by the coding sequence ATGGCTGAGACAGCGCCCACCGTCACCCGACTGTTCGGTGGCCCGGGCAGCGGGAAAACCACCGCTCTCCTCAATCGCGTCGAAGAGTTGCTCGAAGAAGACGACGTGGAGTTCCGCGACATCCTCGTCGTCTCCTACACCCGTGCAGCGGCACAGGAGGTCAGGGACCGCCTCGCCGAGCGTCTCGATATCTCGCCCCGTGCGCTCCAGGGCAACGTCTGTACGATGCACGCGAAGGCGTACGAACTGCTCAACCTCTCGCGCGGCGACGTCGTCGGCGAGAAGAACAAACAGGAGTTCTGCGAGGAGTTCGGCCTCGAATACGAGGACGAGTACGGCGGGAAGGGCCGCCGAACCGCGCGTTCGACGACCATCGGGAACAAGGTCATCGCCACGAGTCAGTGGCTCCAACGAACTCAGCGCGACGTCGCCGACTGGTACGACGTTCCATTCCAGTGGAACGTCGAGAAAGTCCGGCTCCCGCCCGAGATAGACCCCAACGCCCAGGAGGGTAACAAGTACACGCCGACGTGGCCCTCCTCGGACGACCGCGTCGACATCCCCGAGGCGATTCGTGCGTGGCGCAACTACAAGGGGCAGAACGGGCTCGTCGGCTTCGCCGACATGCTCCAGCGGGTGAAACAGCGCTCGCTGCTCCCGAGCGTCGACTACCTCGTCATCGACGAGTTCCAGGACATCACGACGCTGCAGTACGAGGTGTACGAGGAGTGGAAACCGCATATGAAACGCGTGCTCATCGCCGGCGACGACGACCAGGTCGTCTACGCGTGGCAGGGCGCCGACCCCAACCTCCTCCTCGACGCCGAGCGCGACGAGGACGAGGTGCTTCCGAACTCCTACCGTCTCCCCTCTCGCATCCTCAACGTCGTCAACCGCGAGATTCGACACATCGACAAGCGTCAGGAGAAAGACCTCAAACCGAGAAAGGAGGGCGGCGTCGTCGAAGCCGTCGAGAGCCCGTCGATGCTCAACCTCGTCCGCAACGTCCGCTACACGGTCCAAGAGGACGACGGCGACATCATGCTCCTGTTCCGGGCGCGCTACCAGATGTTCCAGTTCATCGACGACTTCATCAAAGAGGGCATCCCGTTCAGCGTGCTCACCGACCAGCGGATGTGGACCGACCGCCTCACCCAGTACGTCCGCGCCGTCGAGCGCATGGAGAACGAGGAACCCATCACCGGGTTGCAGGCGCGCCGGCTCGCCGACATGCTGCAGGAGTCGGCGTTCGGGTCGAACGACCGCGACGACCTCTACGACCTCGTCGACGAGTACGAGGAGGAGAGCGAGACCGACGACCTCGCCGAGATCGAGATTCCGATCGACGAGATCAAGAACTTCGCACCGTTCCTCCCCGACTCGGCCTCCGCGAGCGACATGGTCCGGAAGGTGACGAGCTTCCAGCGGAAATCCATCAAGGCGTACTTCGAGGGGAAGTACGCGGGGATGGACCCCAACCGCGTCCGTATCGGCACCATCCACTCCGCGAAGGGTCGCGAAGCCGACCACGTGTTCGTCGCCACCGACCTCACCGAGAAGGTCGTCGAGCAGATGGCCGCCACCGTCGAGCAGGAAGGCATCGAAATCGACGGCGTCGACGAGTTCACGAAGACGACGAGTCCGGTTCCGGTGCTCACGAACAACGAGCGCCGCGTGTTCTACGTCGGGATGAGCCGCGCGCGCGAGCGGCTCGTCCTCCTCGAGAATCTCGTCGACGGCGCGCCGACGCTCCCCATCAGCGTCCTCCTGCACAACGAACTCCGCGACGAACCCGTCGAGGAGATGCTGGAGCAGGCCCAGGAACCGCCGGCGCCGGAACCCGAACCGTAG
- a CDS encoding M24 family metallopeptidase, whose translation MADESEASGGGAQNPAASWPERPSTDYGFLERALGDASADAFVHVGDRFDDDMRYLTRFSGPDRDFAFVFVGDTAGGDATSTLCAPALFEAQAKREFPGDEVRMENVDDPAGERARALLDEALGGDGTVLVPQGVPHDAALYLERAGYELRSTSAVDDARAVKTESELDCLRRVQRATARGMARAETILAESTADGDELLWEGGPLSTERLRRQVNVTLAAYGVRDAGNTVIGAGPSCADLHFTGTDGIAPGETVLLDISPRGPHGYYGDLTRTFVVDGDGGWERRAYVAVEAAQNAAFDELDAGAGVAASTVHEEAAAEIAAYGFSVGEEPGFTHGTGHGVGVSLHEAPSLRADAPLEAGMVVTVEPGVYDSSQGGVRIEDLVVVTEDGYEVLAAYPTGIVPQER comes from the coding sequence ATGGCCGACGAATCGGAGGCGAGCGGCGGAGGAGCGCAGAACCCGGCCGCGTCGTGGCCGGAGCGACCCAGTACCGACTACGGGTTTCTGGAACGGGCGCTCGGCGACGCTTCCGCCGACGCGTTCGTCCACGTCGGCGACCGCTTCGACGACGATATGCGGTATCTCACCCGGTTTTCGGGACCGGACCGCGACTTCGCGTTCGTCTTCGTCGGCGACACCGCGGGCGGAGACGCCACGTCCACGCTCTGCGCGCCCGCCCTCTTCGAAGCGCAGGCGAAGAGGGAGTTCCCCGGTGACGAGGTGCGGATGGAGAACGTCGATGACCCGGCGGGCGAACGCGCTCGCGCCCTGCTCGACGAGGCGCTCGGCGGCGACGGCACCGTCCTCGTCCCGCAGGGGGTTCCGCACGACGCCGCGCTCTACCTCGAACGCGCGGGCTACGAACTCCGGTCGACGAGCGCCGTCGACGACGCGCGAGCGGTGAAGACCGAGTCGGAGTTGGACTGTCTCCGCCGCGTCCAGCGGGCGACGGCCCGCGGGATGGCTCGGGCGGAGACGATTCTCGCGGAATCGACCGCCGACGGCGACGAGCTCCTGTGGGAGGGCGGGCCGCTGTCGACGGAGCGCCTGCGTCGACAGGTGAACGTCACCCTGGCCGCCTACGGCGTCCGCGACGCGGGCAACACGGTTATCGGCGCGGGGCCGTCGTGTGCGGACCTACACTTCACCGGTACCGACGGCATCGCGCCGGGCGAGACGGTGCTCTTGGACATCTCGCCGCGCGGCCCGCACGGCTACTACGGCGACCTGACGCGGACGTTCGTCGTCGACGGCGACGGCGGGTGGGAGCGCCGCGCCTACGTCGCCGTCGAGGCCGCACAGAACGCGGCGTTCGACGAACTCGACGCGGGTGCGGGCGTCGCCGCGAGCACGGTCCACGAGGAGGCCGCCGCCGAGATCGCCGCCTACGGTTTCTCGGTCGGCGAGGAGCCCGGATTCACCCACGGCACGGGTCACGGCGTCGGCGTCAGTCTCCACGAAGCGCCGTCGTTGCGGGCGGACGCGCCGCTGGAGGCCGGGATGGTCGTCACGGTGGAACCGGGCGTCTACGACTCCTCGCAGGGCGGCGTCCGCATCGAGGACCTGGTCGTGGTGACGGAGGACGGCTACGAGGTTCTCGCGGCGTATCCGACGGGTATCGTCCCGCAGGAACGCTGA
- a CDS encoding carboxypeptidase M32, with product MSSSDETAEAYDDLLSQYKRISNVDHASGYLMWDQHVMMPKGGAPARAEQQSALSAVHHDLLTSDDLAEALDAVDEDELDDDQTAVVREIRRQHERAANVPSDLVEELTKAQAEAHEAWQEAKENDDFDAFAPHLQTLLDLHRERAGHIDPDRDPFEVMFEDREPHLPLSKVEEVFSDLRETLIPLIDDLRENGDDLPTPFTSTYPDDAQKALSQAALDAFGYPEERGRLDTSAHPFTFGTQFDARVTTRYHDDDPLDALMATIHEFGHASYQLGLPDDAYATPLGESVSSGIHESQSRYWENHVGRTRAFWEFFLPEVKSHLPDADDVTAESAYAAANRIKPDNLIRVEADEATYHLHIILRFEIERQLVAGEIDVEEVPEVWGDTFEEYLGIRPDSDAEGCLQDIHWSSWFASFQNYTIGSVFAAQLDAAIREEFDDVDGMIRDGEFAPLWEWLTENVHSHGKRYPTDELVEEATGEPLTAEYFTEYVTEKFEELYGL from the coding sequence ATGTCATCCTCCGACGAGACAGCCGAGGCGTACGACGACCTCCTAAGCCAGTACAAGCGCATCTCGAACGTCGACCACGCCTCCGGCTACCTCATGTGGGACCAGCACGTGATGATGCCGAAGGGCGGCGCGCCCGCCCGCGCCGAACAGCAGTCCGCGCTCTCGGCGGTCCACCACGACCTGCTCACGAGTGACGACCTCGCCGAGGCGCTCGACGCCGTCGACGAGGACGAACTGGACGACGACCAAACGGCCGTCGTCCGCGAGATTCGACGCCAGCACGAACGCGCCGCGAACGTCCCGAGCGACCTCGTCGAGGAACTCACGAAGGCGCAGGCCGAGGCGCACGAGGCGTGGCAAGAAGCCAAGGAGAACGACGACTTCGACGCGTTCGCGCCGCACCTCCAGACGCTTCTGGACCTCCACCGCGAGCGCGCCGGCCACATCGACCCCGACCGCGACCCCTTCGAGGTGATGTTCGAGGACCGCGAACCGCACCTCCCGCTCTCGAAGGTCGAGGAAGTGTTCTCGGACCTCCGCGAGACGCTGATTCCGCTCATCGACGACCTGCGAGAGAACGGCGACGACCTCCCGACGCCGTTCACGAGCACCTACCCCGACGACGCCCAGAAAGCGCTCTCGCAGGCGGCGCTCGACGCCTTCGGCTACCCCGAGGAGCGGGGGCGGCTCGACACCTCCGCGCACCCCTTCACGTTCGGCACGCAGTTCGACGCCCGCGTGACGACGCGATACCACGACGACGACCCGCTGGACGCGCTGATGGCGACTATCCACGAGTTCGGTCACGCCTCCTACCAACTCGGCCTCCCGGACGACGCGTACGCGACGCCGCTCGGCGAGTCGGTCTCCAGCGGGATTCACGAGTCCCAGTCCCGATACTGGGAGAACCACGTCGGCCGCACCCGCGCCTTCTGGGAGTTTTTCCTGCCCGAAGTCAAATCCCACCTGCCCGACGCCGACGACGTGACCGCCGAGAGCGCCTACGCCGCGGCGAACCGCATCAAGCCGGACAACCTCATCCGCGTCGAGGCCGACGAGGCGACGTACCACCTCCACATCATCCTCCGGTTCGAAATCGAGCGCCAGCTCGTCGCCGGCGAGATCGACGTCGAGGAAGTTCCCGAGGTGTGGGGCGACACGTTCGAGGAGTACCTCGGCATCCGCCCCGACAGCGATGCGGAGGGTTGCCTACAGGACATCCACTGGTCGAGTTGGTTCGCGTCGTTCCAGAACTACACCATCGGGAGCGTGTTCGCCGCACAGTTGGACGCGGCCATCCGAGAGGAGTTCGACGACGTGGACGGGATGATTCGTGATGGCGAGTTCGCGCCGCTTTGGGAGTGGCTCACCGAGAACGTCCACAGTCACGGCAAGCGTTATCCGACGGACGAGTTGGTCGAAGAAGCGACGGGCGAGCCGTTGACGGCGGAGTACTTCACCGAATACGTGACCGAGAAGTTCGAGGAACTGTACGGGTTGTAG